One window of the Cryptomeria japonica chromosome 7, Sugi_1.0, whole genome shotgun sequence genome contains the following:
- the LOC131063466 gene encoding pentatricopeptide repeat-containing protein At2g36240: MIATKRPFLLLITSCKSSLIIPSFSTLPTSKPSYFTPFSEPQDENDALFKFFRAHLRPHFTPNDLLRVLKKMQFHPHYKTYIPEVFSWASNKEGFRHDHTTYEWTIRTLASQDRFPQMQDILAHMAKSPCPCSPGIFACPRIEPIYISVINSYSRVCKMEEAIQTFEKMKKLIDGKAPVVACNIILNGFGKLGQAEDAFRFYEDMIRSRVLPDVYTFNILINLVCRVGDVESGFRVLKEMRARGCRANVVSYNTLIRGLCKRKRVKEGIELCYEMVGLGCVPSVATYGIVFESLIEKGEPQAAVGLVKEFLRRGVVPVGLDYFNLVEALCKNGKVESALEVVSGLWDAGCVPSVVAGTTLLDGLCKASKVEEALTVLRRMLECDILPDGVTWNLVLELLCNMGRVAEAEELRLLAMSKGWNCDAVTYNILLDGFCKQGRVNEGTNLVNEMLDKDFIHDLGMYNRLMDRLNKPRKIVGKRKV; this comes from the coding sequence ATGATCGCAACAAAGCGCCCTTTTCTTCTGCTCATTACTTCCTGCAAAAGTTCGTTAATAATTCCATCATTCTCCACATTACCTACGTCAAAACCTTCATACTTCACCCCTTTTTCGGAACCTCAGGATGAAAATGATGCCCTTTTCAAATTCTTCAGAGCCCATCTGCGCCCCCACTTCACACCCAATGATCTCCTGAGAGTCCTGAAAAAAATGCAGTTCCATCCACATTACAAAACCTATATTCCAGAAGTTTTCAGCTGGGCCAGCAATAAGGAAGGTTTCAGGCACGACCACACGACATACGAGTGGACGATAAGAACCTTGGCGTCGCAGGATCGATTCCCACAGATGCAAGACATCCTTGCCCACATGGCCAAGTCACCGTGCCCGTGCTCCCCAGGTATTTTTGCGTGCCCCAGGATAGAGCCCATTTATATATCTGTAATTAATTCTTATTCTAGGGTTTGTAAGATGGAAGAAGCTATCCAGACCTtcgagaaaatgaagaaattaattgatGGGAAGGCCCCCGTAGTGGCGTGCAATATTATCTTAAATGGGTTTGGGAAACTAGGGCAAGCAGAGGATGCATTTCGATTTTATGAGGATATGATTAGGTCTAGGGTTTTGCCGGATGTTTATACTTTTAATATATTGATTAATTTGGTCTGTAGGGTTGGGGATGTGGAAAGTGGTTTTAGGGTTTTGAAGGAGATGAGAGCCCGGGGTTGTAGGGCTAACGTTGTGAGTTATAATACGCTTATTAGGGGATTGTGTAAGAGGAAGAGGGTAAAAGAGGGGATTGAATTGTGTTATGAGATGGTTGGTTTGGGTTGTGTACCTTCAGTTGCAACGTATGGTATTGTGTTTGAGAGCTTAATTGAGAAGGGGGAGCCACAGGCTGCGGTTGGGTTGGTGAAGGAGTTTTTGAGACGAGGAGTTGTACCGGTGGGGCTTGATTACTTTAATCTTGTGGAGGCTCTCtgtaagaatggaaaggtggagaGTGCTCTGGAGGTTGTAAGTGGATTGTGGGATGCAGGCTGTGTGCCAAGCGTTGTTGCTGGCACAACGTTGTTGGATGGTCTTTGTAAAGCAAGTAAGGTGGAAGAGGCATTGACTGTGTTGAGGAGAATGTTGGAGTGTGATATTCTTCCTGATGGAGTTACGTGGAATTTAGTGTTGGAATTATTGTGCAACATGGGTCGAGTGGCTGAGGCTGAGGAGCTTAGGCTGTTGGCAATGAGTAAAGGATGGAACTGTGATGCAGTCACGTACAATATACTGTTGGATGGTTTTTGCAAGCAAGGGAGGGTGAATGAGGGTACCAACCTTGTCAATGAGATGCTGGACAAGGATTTTATTCATGATCTTGGTATGTACAACAGGCTCATGGATAGACTGAACAAACCCAGGAAGATTGTGGGTAAAAGAAAGGTTTAA
- the LOC131063467 gene encoding uncharacterized protein LOC131063467, translated as MKSPLPSTPNCIPRSNALCPKHQISDLSLGVSSYVMAAEGTGIKERATLKEGLEDRVTLGVPLSSPCPSSSSMPEAPVTPLTCRESARAKASSLTPLTDISCHSCYKSEFDRCCSDELSEKFEGEKTCSTAETPETNTFDPFAAGRQELIFAPKKPYKTREVFDGFAADIDGNDCPFDKPSSPKKVCKSKESISSVARVLYFDDCLDTGDENRSLGSNGSTEPNLANKGLHCPHLSQALLRAEETQLKHQYKIPLAASLEILNQENESQASAGVLNVSSRSRSGLVRVLDLDYDKHLVVEEHCMKGLVGSDDKPLNSAMKDALLEETFVEAMCGSFLQAILSKQCEDANMNCTQGSNEENGLSIGQDQSTPSTPVTYQALSSAAGACPGAPTKTRSKMTIRGTSLGSVCRKLEF; from the coding sequence ATGAAATCTCCACTGCCCTCAACTCCTAACTGTATTCCCAGATCAAATGCCCTCTGCCCCAAACACCAAATCTCAGATCTGAGCTTGGGTGTTAGTTCATATGTGATGGCTGCAGAGGGGACCGGGATTAAGGAGAGGGCCACATTGAAGGAGGGCTTAGAAGACAGGGTTACATTGGGCGTCCCATTGTCTTCTCCCTGTCCTTCTTCCTCCTCCATGCCAGAGGCACCTGTGACACCTCTTACATGCAGAGAAAGTGCCAGGGCTAAAGCATCTAGCCTTACCCCATTGACTGACATTTCTTGCCATTCATGTTACAAGAGTGAGTTTGATAGGTGTTGCTCTGATGAATTGAGCGAAAAGTTTGAGGGGGAGAAAACCTGCAGCACTGCTGAGACTCCAGAGACTAACACATTTGACCCTTTTGCTGCTGGTCGTCAAGAGCTTATTTTTGCACCCAAGAAACCCTACAAAACAAGAGAGGTATTTGATGGTTTTGCGGCTGATATTGATGGAAATGACTGTCCCTTCGATAAGCCCAGCAGCCCTAAGAAGGTTTGTAAAAGTAAGGAATCAATTTCTAGCGTAGCTCGTGTCCTCTACTTTGATGACTGCCTAGATACAGGGGATGAAAACCGCAGCTTGGGTTCCAATGGTAGCACTGAACCGAATCTGGCAAATAAAGGCCTACATTGTCCACATCTTTCACAAGCTCTGTTGCGGGCTGAAGAAACTCAACTGAAACATCAGTACAAAATCCCACTTGCAGCCTCACTTGAAATTTTGAATCAAGAAAATGAATCGCAGGCTTCTGCTGGAGTTCTGAATGTGTCTTCAAGGTCAAGATCAGGCTTGGTGCGTGTTTTAGACCTGGATTATGATAAACATCTTGTTGTAGAAGAGCACTGTATGAAGGGTCTTGTGGGTAGTGATGATAAGCCTTTGAATTCAGCCATGAAGGATGCTTTGCTTGAAGAAACTTTTGTTGAAGCAATGTGTGGATCATTCCTGCAAGCAATTCTTTCAAAGCAGTGTGAAGATGCtaatatgaattgtacccaaggcAGCAATGAGGAGAATGGCTTATctattgggcaagatcaaagtacCCCATCCACTCCAGTTACATATCAAGCTCTTAGCAGTGCAGCAGGTGCGTGCCCTGGAGCGCCAACAAAGACAAGATCAAAGATGACTATTCGAGGTACAAGTTTAGGCTCTGTATGTCGGAAGCTTGAGTTTTGA